From a region of the Aeoliella mucimassa genome:
- a CDS encoding Hpt domain-containing protein, which yields MSTNVKNYRNIFFEESIEHLADVEAGLLGLEGDPNDSSLLDQVFRGVHSIKGGAATFGLEAVANFSHSLENHLDRLRAGECENDANSADALFRSVDCLRALVEAAQSEESLEADTTREIEEITNILSFVQEAAQEAIVPVEAPVVVAAAEVPVNTKQDWSITFVPGPGAFQNGLDPTLIWRELSQLGDLKVELDNSNWPC from the coding sequence GTGTCCACGAATGTCAAGAATTACCGCAATATCTTCTTTGAAGAGTCGATTGAGCATCTGGCCGATGTCGAAGCCGGATTGCTTGGACTCGAGGGAGATCCCAACGATAGTAGTTTGCTGGATCAAGTATTCCGTGGAGTGCACTCCATCAAAGGTGGTGCGGCCACATTTGGACTTGAAGCGGTCGCAAACTTCTCTCACTCGTTGGAAAACCACCTCGATCGATTGCGAGCAGGTGAGTGCGAAAACGATGCAAACTCTGCAGATGCTCTGTTTCGGTCGGTAGACTGCTTGCGGGCGCTCGTCGAGGCTGCGCAGAGCGAGGAATCGTTAGAGGCCGACACCACTCGCGAGATCGAAGAAATCACGAACATTCTCAGCTTTGTGCAAGAAGCAGCTCAGGAAGCGATTGTGCCTGTTGAAGCTCCTGTGGTTGTCGCCGCAGCTGAGGTGCCGGTAAACACAAAGCAGGACTGGAGTATCACCTTCGTGCCAGGGCCGGGCGCCTTTCAGAACGGTCTTGATCCAACTCTCATTTGGCGCGAACTTAGCCAGTTGGGAGATTTGAAAGTCGAACTCGACAATTCCAACTGGCCTTGTTGA
- a CDS encoding IS5 family transposase produces the protein MATKEKRTYKVTNWKEYNKSLIERGNITIWFSDEALENWEHPNDQTKVGRPFVFSDTAIECLLTIRELLKLPYRQTEGFGRSLVAMLGVEAAIPNYSSLAKRASKLNVSLDIANKRGDIDIVVDSTGMKVFGEGEWKMRTHGKSKRRTWRKLHLSVNPDTREIVAEILTENSCHDADAVPEMLEQVEQPVKKFHGDGSYDKWKVYEGLESEGIEPVIPPQHNAKIKQHGNSAEEPLPRDEAIRQIRRKGRRSWKEEVGYHRRSLAETTMYRVKQSFGSHLKNRVFENQQTEARLRCKIINQFTQLGLPQFEWS, from the coding sequence ATGGCTACGAAAGAAAAACGAACCTACAAAGTCACGAACTGGAAGGAGTATAACAAGTCGCTCATCGAGCGTGGAAACATCACTATTTGGTTTAGCGACGAGGCGTTGGAGAACTGGGAACATCCTAACGACCAGACAAAAGTCGGTCGCCCTTTTGTCTTCAGCGATACGGCGATCGAGTGCTTGCTGACGATTCGCGAACTGCTGAAACTTCCCTATCGGCAGACTGAGGGATTCGGCCGCTCGCTGGTGGCGATGTTGGGCGTCGAGGCAGCGATTCCCAATTATTCTTCGCTCGCCAAGCGAGCCAGCAAGCTGAATGTTTCGCTCGATATCGCTAACAAGAGGGGCGACATCGATATCGTGGTGGATAGCACCGGCATGAAAGTGTTTGGCGAGGGCGAATGGAAGATGCGGACGCATGGCAAGTCGAAGCGGCGGACATGGCGGAAGCTGCATTTGTCGGTGAATCCTGACACCCGCGAGATTGTGGCGGAGATTTTGACCGAGAACAGTTGCCACGATGCCGATGCGGTTCCCGAAATGCTGGAGCAGGTGGAGCAGCCCGTAAAAAAGTTTCACGGCGACGGTAGTTACGACAAGTGGAAGGTTTATGAAGGGCTGGAATCCGAAGGCATTGAGCCGGTGATTCCGCCGCAGCACAACGCCAAGATCAAACAACATGGCAACTCTGCGGAGGAGCCTTTGCCCCGGGACGAGGCAATTCGTCAGATTCGACGCAAGGGGCGTAGGAGTTGGAAAGAGGAAGTGGGCTATCATCGTAGAAGCTTGGCGGAAACGACCATGTACCGAGTGAAACAAAGCTTTGGGAGCCATCTCAAAAACCGAGTATTCGAAAACCAACAAACGGAAGCCCGCTTGCGCTGTAAAATCATCAATCAATTCACCCAACTCGGGCTTCCACAGTTCGAGTGGAGTTAG
- a CDS encoding recombinase family protein: MHLSLPKCDNNSKPFPSNLHDVESYTGWLDTSGIIGYLRTSPNQDGESRKGEYQKYAVELFARDRQLPVAAFYSGIGESGQRIGSRSTPQLMAAIEHAEKEGFPIVAFDYQRFSRHPHKLSRFPGVDFISLNPLTTPAKDLPGIRKRAANTHNPSRKGGRPRNMEAPKQLPYILSQLGKPWSSIARELGDNWSDKKVKRILERYFEWHPLE, encoded by the coding sequence ATGCATTTAAGTTTACCTAAATGCGACAACAATTCAAAGCCGTTTCCCTCCAACCTTCACGATGTTGAATCTTACACCGGGTGGCTCGACACCTCTGGAATCATCGGCTATCTACGTACTTCGCCGAACCAAGACGGCGAGAGCCGAAAGGGTGAGTACCAAAAGTATGCTGTTGAGTTGTTCGCCCGGGATAGACAGCTACCCGTTGCCGCCTTTTACTCCGGAATCGGTGAATCCGGGCAACGAATCGGTTCTAGGAGCACCCCTCAATTAATGGCAGCAATAGAACATGCCGAAAAAGAGGGATTCCCGATTGTTGCATTTGACTACCAGCGTTTTAGTCGGCACCCTCATAAGTTGAGTAGATTCCCCGGTGTGGACTTCATTTCCCTCAACCCGCTGACCACTCCCGCGAAGGACCTACCAGGCATTCGCAAGCGTGCTGCCAACACTCACAACCCAAGCCGCAAGGGGGGACGCCCTAGGAACATGGAAGCTCCCAAACAACTACCTTACATCTTGTCGCAGCTTGGTAAGCCATGGAGTAGTATCGCCCGAGAACTAGGCGATAATTGGAGCGATAAGAAAGTAAAGAGAATCCTAGAACGATATTTTGAGTGGCACCCCCTCGAATAA
- a CDS encoding alpha/beta hydrolase family protein — MLLPKLKQVSLVLALGFSAALAQAEGYDPLQVDDLKLPEPIDLTINDTARDREIPVRIYLPVSEKPVPVVLFSHGLGGSCKNNPYLGQHWSARGYVIVFMQHAGSDETVWQDVPRWKIMSAMSSAASGKNIMDRVRDVSVVLDQLTRWNEAAASDPTAAKLAGRLDLDHVGMSGHSFGAVTTQAVAGQAFGGRSLFAESRIDAAVLMSPSTPRRGSASQAFGEVSMPWLLLTGTHDAGRIGDQTPESRQQVYPALPTGGKFQLVLNGAEHSAFGDRELPGDREPRNPNHHKAILATTTAFWDTYLLENQQAKAWIESEQVRQVLESDDKWDIK, encoded by the coding sequence ATGTTGTTGCCAAAACTAAAGCAGGTTTCACTTGTACTGGCCTTGGGGTTCTCGGCAGCACTCGCCCAGGCTGAAGGCTACGATCCGCTGCAGGTGGACGACTTGAAACTGCCGGAGCCGATTGACCTAACGATAAATGACACCGCACGCGATCGGGAAATTCCCGTGCGGATCTACCTCCCAGTGAGTGAGAAACCGGTCCCGGTGGTGCTGTTTAGCCATGGGTTGGGGGGATCGTGCAAGAATAATCCTTACCTCGGCCAGCACTGGTCGGCCCGCGGGTACGTGATCGTGTTCATGCAACATGCGGGGAGCGACGAGACGGTATGGCAGGACGTTCCACGTTGGAAAATCATGTCGGCGATGAGTTCGGCGGCCAGCGGCAAGAACATCATGGATCGTGTTCGCGACGTCTCGGTGGTGCTTGATCAATTGACCAGGTGGAACGAAGCCGCGGCCAGCGACCCTACTGCCGCCAAGCTAGCGGGGCGATTGGACCTGGATCATGTAGGAATGTCGGGGCATTCGTTCGGCGCGGTCACTACCCAGGCCGTTGCGGGGCAGGCTTTTGGCGGACGCAGCCTGTTTGCCGAGTCGCGCATCGATGCGGCTGTGCTGATGAGTCCCAGTACCCCACGACGGGGGAGTGCCAGCCAGGCGTTTGGCGAGGTCTCGATGCCCTGGCTGCTGCTGACCGGTACGCACGACGCTGGCCGCATTGGCGATCAGACGCCCGAAAGCCGTCAGCAGGTCTATCCGGCGCTGCCGACCGGCGGCAAGTTTCAACTGGTTTTGAACGGGGCCGAGCACTCTGCGTTTGGCGATCGAGAACTGCCTGGCGATCGTGAGCCACGCAATCCGAATCATCACAAAGCCATTCTGGCGACCACCACCGCGTTTTGGGATACGTATCTCCTGGAGAACCAGCAGGCGAAAGCCTGGATCGAATCCGAACAAGTTCGCCAGGTGCTCGAATCTGACGACAAGTGGGATATCAAGTAG
- a CDS encoding SpoIIE family protein phosphatase: MAFLEILQGVEPGKRIEIPPGRSVMGRSSECDIPLDVAAVSRQHAAIIKESDGVFVEDLNSRNGTFVNEQRVEGRRQLKHGDRILICDQVLGVHVMQGVPLGGHEPKDDTSLAYLMDDHGTASVMATLDVSARAASIGLSARPEVKLAALLEISNSLSKTLQVEQILPKILDSLFKIFLQADRGFVIMRPGDDAPLVPVADKYRKAGQDERTRISKTIVQQAMDNKSAILSADAATDERFGLAESISDFQIRSMMCAPMLDSEGHPLGVIQIDTNNQKSKFSNEDLEVLAAVASQAAVAIDNARMHEVAVEQRALQRDLDLAARMQRALLPSKAPEVSGYRFFDYYESARQVGGDYYDYVTLADGRFAVVLGDVAGKGVSAAILMARLSSDVRFSLASEKCPAAAVSRANFTFAQHDWADRFVTMIVAVVDPAAHRMTLVNAGHMPPLLRRASGEVVEVGDEIAGLPIGVIDDFEYESLDLELAPGDSLTMFTDGFSEAMNSARDLYGLERLAEQIKVGDADVEKLGHHVLSDVRSFVGDFAQSDDMCLACFGRCG, from the coding sequence ATGGCGTTTCTCGAAATCCTTCAAGGTGTAGAACCTGGTAAGCGGATCGAAATTCCGCCCGGCCGCTCGGTCATGGGACGCAGCAGCGAGTGCGATATTCCGCTCGACGTCGCGGCTGTGAGCCGGCAACATGCGGCGATCATCAAGGAGTCCGACGGGGTCTTCGTCGAGGATCTCAATAGCCGCAACGGTACCTTTGTCAACGAACAGCGGGTCGAGGGACGACGCCAGCTGAAGCATGGCGACCGCATCCTAATTTGCGATCAGGTGCTCGGTGTCCACGTCATGCAGGGGGTCCCCCTGGGGGGGCATGAGCCGAAGGACGATACCTCGCTGGCGTATTTGATGGACGACCACGGCACCGCCAGCGTGATGGCGACGCTCGACGTCTCCGCCCGCGCGGCCAGTATCGGGCTGTCGGCCCGTCCTGAAGTGAAACTCGCCGCGCTGTTGGAGATTTCCAATAGCCTGAGCAAGACCCTGCAGGTGGAGCAGATTCTGCCCAAGATTCTCGACAGCCTGTTCAAGATCTTCCTGCAAGCGGATCGCGGTTTCGTGATCATGCGCCCCGGCGACGACGCGCCGCTGGTGCCGGTGGCCGACAAGTATCGCAAAGCCGGGCAGGACGAACGCACACGGATCAGTAAGACCATCGTCCAGCAGGCGATGGACAATAAGTCGGCGATTCTGTCCGCCGACGCGGCAACCGACGAACGCTTTGGACTGGCCGAGAGTATTTCCGACTTCCAGATTCGCTCGATGATGTGTGCCCCGATGCTCGATTCGGAAGGGCATCCGCTCGGCGTCATCCAGATCGATACCAACAACCAGAAGAGTAAGTTCTCGAACGAGGACCTCGAAGTGCTGGCTGCCGTGGCCAGTCAGGCGGCCGTTGCCATCGACAACGCGCGCATGCACGAAGTGGCCGTCGAACAGCGCGCCTTGCAGCGCGACCTCGACTTGGCCGCGCGAATGCAGCGGGCGTTGCTTCCTTCGAAGGCTCCTGAAGTGTCGGGCTACCGGTTCTTCGACTACTACGAATCCGCCCGCCAGGTCGGCGGCGACTACTACGATTACGTAACGCTGGCCGATGGCCGCTTTGCGGTGGTGCTCGGCGACGTGGCCGGCAAAGGGGTCAGCGCTGCGATTCTCATGGCGCGACTCTCCAGCGATGTGCGATTCAGTCTGGCCAGCGAAAAGTGCCCTGCAGCTGCGGTATCGCGGGCGAACTTTACGTTCGCTCAACACGACTGGGCCGATCGTTTTGTGACCATGATTGTCGCCGTGGTCGATCCGGCGGCGCATCGCATGACACTCGTCAACGCTGGGCATATGCCGCCACTGTTGCGGCGAGCCAGTGGCGAAGTGGTGGAAGTGGGCGATGAGATCGCCGGCCTGCCGATCGGCGTGATCGATGACTTTGAATACGAGTCGCTCGACCTCGAACTCGCTCCCGGCGACTCGCTAACCATGTTTACCGATGGCTTCAGCGAAGCGATGAACTCCGCCCGCGATCTTTATGGACTAGAACGGCTGGCCGAGCAGATCAAAGTCGGCGATGCCGATGTCGAGAAGCTTGGGCACCATGTGCTCAGCGACGTTCGCAGCTTTGTCGGCGATTTTGCCCAGAGCGACGACATGTGCTTGGCCTGCTTCGGCCGGTGCGGTTAG
- a CDS encoding sulfatase family protein codes for MRTKQLLLAAFTLLLMIGSPVFADEAKQPNILFIFSDDHAWQAISAYGSNRNQTPNIDRLANEGMRFDRCVVTNSICGPSRACILTGKYSHKNGFYDNHSTFDGSQQTFPKLLKKVGYQTAIVGKWHLRTEPTGFDFWKVLPGQGRYYSPVFRTPDGNKTMPGYATDVVTDEALGWLDSGRDKSKPFLLMLQHKAPHREWMPSKEHVADFDGVTIPEPATLFDDYEGRADAARNALMRIADHMRPVEDMKVWPADNQYAKRQLNLMTPEAKEAWQAAYQAENEAYMKNPPEGDALTHWNYQRYIKDYLRCIASVDDNVGRVLDYLDENGLAENTVVVYSSDQGFYLGEHGWYDKRFMYEESFRTPLLVRWPGKVKPGSVEKRMVSNLDFAETFLDIAGVETPDDMQGASFKPMLEGKPVENWRDAFYYHYYEGPPASHSVSPHYGVATDRYKLIHYFDLDQWEMFDLQEDPQEMTSVYDNPDYAEVRAELETKLVALRKDLEVTEDHYDDQRQRPQK; via the coding sequence ATGCGTACCAAGCAACTGTTGCTCGCAGCGTTCACACTATTGTTGATGATTGGCTCGCCTGTGTTCGCCGACGAGGCGAAGCAGCCGAACATTTTGTTTATCTTCTCCGACGATCACGCCTGGCAAGCGATTAGTGCTTATGGCTCCAATCGCAATCAAACGCCAAACATTGATCGCCTGGCGAACGAAGGCATGCGATTCGATCGCTGCGTGGTCACCAACTCGATTTGCGGTCCTAGTCGGGCGTGCATTCTTACGGGCAAGTACAGCCATAAGAATGGTTTCTACGACAACCACAGCACCTTCGATGGCTCGCAGCAAACCTTTCCTAAGCTACTGAAAAAGGTGGGCTACCAAACCGCCATCGTCGGCAAATGGCACCTGCGAACCGAGCCGACCGGGTTCGACTTCTGGAAAGTGCTACCCGGCCAAGGGCGATACTACAGCCCGGTGTTTCGCACGCCTGATGGCAACAAAACCATGCCTGGTTACGCGACCGACGTGGTAACCGACGAAGCGCTAGGTTGGCTCGACAGCGGTCGCGATAAGTCGAAGCCGTTCCTGTTGATGCTGCAGCATAAAGCTCCGCATCGCGAATGGATGCCAAGCAAAGAGCACGTAGCCGACTTCGATGGCGTGACGATCCCCGAGCCGGCGACTCTGTTCGACGACTACGAAGGCCGAGCCGACGCGGCGCGAAACGCCTTGATGCGCATCGCCGACCACATGCGTCCCGTGGAAGACATGAAGGTTTGGCCCGCGGACAATCAGTACGCGAAGCGTCAACTCAATTTGATGACTCCCGAGGCAAAAGAAGCCTGGCAGGCGGCTTACCAGGCGGAGAACGAAGCCTACATGAAGAACCCGCCTGAAGGCGACGCCCTGACTCACTGGAACTACCAGCGGTACATCAAAGACTACCTGCGTTGCATCGCCTCGGTCGACGACAATGTGGGGCGTGTACTCGATTACCTCGACGAGAACGGACTGGCTGAGAACACCGTGGTCGTGTACTCCAGCGACCAAGGCTTCTACCTTGGCGAGCATGGTTGGTACGACAAGCGATTCATGTACGAAGAGTCGTTCCGTACTCCGCTGCTGGTTCGCTGGCCTGGCAAGGTGAAACCTGGTTCGGTCGAAAAGCGGATGGTCTCGAACCTGGACTTCGCCGAAACGTTCCTCGATATCGCCGGCGTGGAGACTCCCGACGACATGCAAGGAGCGAGCTTCAAGCCGATGCTCGAAGGCAAGCCCGTCGAGAACTGGCGCGATGCATTCTACTACCACTACTACGAAGGGCCGCCTGCATCGCACTCGGTGTCACCGCACTATGGGGTCGCGACCGATCGTTACAAGCTGATCCATTACTTCGATCTCGATCAGTGGGAGATGTTCGATCTGCAAGAAGATCCCCAAGAAATGACGAGCGTCTACGACAATCCCGACTACGCCGAAGTGCGGGCGGAGTTGGAAACCAAGCTCGTTGCGCTTCGCAAGGATCTGGAAGTAACCGAAGATCACTACGACGACCAGCGGCAACGTCCGCAGAAGTAG